The following are encoded in a window of Sminthopsis crassicaudata isolate SCR6 chromosome 3, ASM4859323v1, whole genome shotgun sequence genomic DNA:
- the LOC141562411 gene encoding tripartite motif-containing protein 43-like — protein sequence MLQQLQNQITCPICWKYFCEPVTIGCGHSFCRACLPSTAVTAFSCPECRQVSQVRGFPLLNGSLAELTKLGKQLSSQLLQSTGGQRRCAIHKEVLEFFCEDDQTLLCLRCCQAPEHGAHRHCPVEEAVSNSRKKMQHLQSCLQKYFKETKKLLVKEKKPVIDWEEMISREYRERDSLMWDEIYHYLERMDQETKNKKETLSQESSTLQDLMLDLQEADSQPNLDLLRDVKELLERSKSALSQRAKALNPEVRVCPIFGLLETLNQFRVDIRLDPAAASPCLIVAEDLKSVRAGEGWQVDSPHGDDSDLPMVLAEQAFSSGIQYWEVDVTQLPQWTLGIHTTYLRIKSPGRITKYASVFFLRCVKKEDGHYLQSYPGSLNHKLKDPIPRIGVYLEYKFGTLAFYNVLQSSLIYQLPDISFAAPVRPMFSPGPPLPGTKPAPMTLCAVDSHLCSCCYLSL from the coding sequence ATGCTGCAACAATTGCAGAACCAGATCACGTGTCCCATCTGTTGGAAGTACTTCTGTGAGCCAGTCACCATCGGGTGTGGGCACAGCTTTTGCCGAGCATGTCTCCCAAGCACAGCAGTTACAGCTTTCTCTTGCCCTGAATGCAGGcaagtgtctcaggtcagagGCTTCCCATTACTCAATGGGAGCCTAGCAGAGCTGACTAAACTGGGCAAACAGCTCAGCTCCCAGCTGTTACAGAGTACTGGAGGACAGAGGCGCTGTGCCATTCACAAAGAAGTCTTGGAGTTCTTTTGTGAAGACGACCAGACATTGCTCTGTCTAAGATGTTGTCAAGCCCCAGAGCATGGGGCTCACAGGCACTGTCCTGTAGAAGAAGCTGTGTCCAATTCCAGGAAGAAGATGCAGCACCTGCAAAGTTGCTTACAGAAGTACtttaaggaaactaagaaacTTCTTGTTAAGGAAAAGAAACCTGTTATTGACTGGGAGGAGATGATCAGCAGAGAATACCGGGAACGGGATTCCCTCATGTGGGATGAGATATATCATTATCTGGAAAGGATGgatcaagaaacaaaaaacaagaaggaGACACTATCCCAGGAAAGCAGCACCCTTCAGGACCTCATGCTAGATCTACAGGAAGCAGACTCCCAACCCAATCTGGATCTGCTCCGGGATGTCAAGGAGTTGCTGGAAAGGAGCAAGTCAGCATTGTCCCAAAGGGCCAAGGCTCTCAACCCAGAGGTGAGAGTGTGTCCTATCTTTGGCTTGCTAGAGACCCTCAACCAATTCAGAGTGGACATCAGGTTGGATCCTGCAGCAGCCAGTCCCTGCCTGATTGTGGCTGAGGATCTGAAGAGTGTAAGAGCTGGAGAAGGCTGGCAGGTAGACAGCCCACATGGTGATGACTCTGATCTTCCCATGGTCCTTGCTGAGCAGGCCTTCTCCTCAGGCATACAGTACTGGGAGGTGGATGTGACACAGCTGCCTCAGTGGACACTGGGGATTCACACAACCTATTTGAGGATAAAAAGTCCCGGGAGAATAACTAAATATGCCTCTGTCTTTTTCCTGAGATGTGTCAAGAAGGAAGATGGACACTATTTGCAATCTTAtcctggatcactgaaccacaaaCTAAAAGATCCTATTCCCAGGATTGGAGTATACTTGGAATACAAATTTGGTACTCTGGCCTTTTACAATGTTCTGCAGAGTTCTCTTATTTATCAGTTACCTGATATTTCATTTGCAGCCCCTGTTAGACCCATGTTTTCTCCTGGCCCCCCACTTCCAGGAACAAAGCCTGCTCCCATGACTCTCTGTGCAGTGGATTCTCATCTTTGTTCTTGCTGCTATTTGTCTCTCTGA
- the LOC141562412 gene encoding E3 ubiquitin-protein ligase TRIM21-like, translated as MAAAAVEMLQQLQNQITCPICWKYFCEPVTIGCGHSFCRACLPSSAATAFSCPECRQVSQVRESPLCINGRLLELTELGKQLSSQLLQSAEGQRRCATHQQVLEFFCEDDQTLLCVRCCQTPEHRAHRHCPVEEAAPNVRKKLQHLQSCLEKHFEEAKKLLASPRPLVNWHKMITEEYYKMYNLHLFKECPFARIEEEERSEKDRLSQQMRTLQDLMLDLQEAEGQANVDLLRDVKQLLERSESVLSQRAKALIPELRVCPVPGMIEMLNRFRVHIRLDPASASPCLIVAEDLRSVRAGEGWQVDTHPGDDGHLHMVLAEQAFSSGRRYWEVDVTGLPQWMLGIHTPCLKRQSGGSKTHCPSVFFLRCVRKEEDYFLQSYPGSLDHRLKSPIPRVGLYLEYRTGTLAFYNVLQSSLIYQLPDISFQKKERKKEKTNKENLLLHPCFLLAPHFQEQSLLP; from the coding sequence atggctgctgctgctgtggaaATGCTGCAACAATTGCAGAACCAGATCACGTGTCCCATCTGTTGGAAGTACTTCTGTGAGCCAGTCACCATCGGGTGTGGGCACAGCTTTTGCCGAGCATGTCTCCCAAGCTCAGCAGCTACAGCTTTCTCTTGCCCTGAATGCAGGcaagtgtctcaggtcagagAATCACCTTTATGTATCAATGGGCGCCTGCTAGAGCTGACTGAACTGGGGAAACAGCTCAGCTCCCAGCTGTTGCAGAGTGCTGAAGGACAGAGGCGCTGTGCCACTCACCAGCAAGTCTTGGAGTTCTTCTGTGAAGACGACCAGACATTGCTCTGTGTCAGATGTTGCCAAACCCCAGAGCACAGGGCTCACAGGCACTGTCCTGTAGAAGAAGCTGCTCCCAATGTCAGGAAGAAGCTGCAGCACCTTCAAAGTTGCTTGGAGAAGCACTTTGAGGAAGCAAAGAAACTTCTTGCTAGTCCCAGACCTCTTGTGAACTGGCACAAGATGATTACAGAAGAATACTACAAAATGTACAACCTGCACTTATTCAAGGAATGCCCTTTTGCTaggattgaggaagaagaaagaagtgagaaGGACAGACTTTCCCAGCAAATGAGAACCCTTCAGGACCTCATGCTAGATCTCCAGGAAGCAGAGGGCCAAGCCAATGTGGATCTGCTCCGGGATGTCAAGCAGTTGCTGGAAAGGAGCGAGTCAGTGTTGTCCCAAAGGGCCAAGGCGCTCATCCCGGAGCTCAGAGTGTGTCCCGTCCCTGGCATGATAGAGATGCTCAACCGCTTCAGAGTGCACATCAGGTTGGATCCTGCATCAGCCAGTCCTTGCCTGATTGTGGCTGAGGATCTGAGGAGTGTAAGAGCTGGAGAAGGCTGGCAGGTGGACACCCACCCTGGTGATGACGGGCATCTTCACATGGTCCTTGCTGAGCAGGCCTTCAGCTCAGGGAGACGATACTGGGAGGTGGATGTGACAGGATTACCTCAGTGGATGCTGGGGATCCACACCCCCTGCTTGAAGAGACAAAGTGGTGGCAGCAAGACCCATTGTCCCTCTGTGTTCTTTCTGAGATGTGTCAGGAAGGAAGAGGATTACTTTTTGCAATCCTACCCTGGATCGCTGGACCACAGACTGAAAAGCCCTATTCCCAGGGTAGGACTCTACCTAGAATACCGTACTGGCACTCTGGCCTTTTACAATGTTCTGCAGAGTTCTCTTATTTATCAGTTACCTGATATTTCATTT